One window of Microbacterium sediminis genomic DNA carries:
- the phoU gene encoding phosphate signaling complex protein PhoU: MREVFHQSLEEVQSRLVEISELVTVAIDKATKAFGTSDVALAEEVIAGDSVIDEKSVELDELAIEILAMQQPVARDLRIVVAALRTSASLERMGDLAEHIAQLARMRYPERAIPKGFKSTFEQMGKQDVEIARQLTELLRTQDVAIADAIRNADDEVDELHASVFEKVLGAQTAADAAAVVDATLASRYHERFADHAVGVAKKMVYLATGDWIGPGESEH; this comes from the coding sequence ATGCGCGAAGTCTTCCACCAGTCGCTTGAAGAGGTGCAGTCCCGGCTCGTCGAGATCAGCGAGCTCGTCACCGTCGCGATCGACAAGGCCACCAAGGCCTTCGGCACGAGCGATGTCGCCCTAGCCGAGGAGGTCATCGCCGGCGACTCGGTGATCGACGAGAAGTCGGTCGAGCTCGACGAGCTCGCCATCGAGATCCTCGCGATGCAGCAGCCGGTCGCCCGCGACCTGCGCATCGTCGTCGCGGCACTGCGCACGAGCGCGTCGCTCGAGCGCATGGGCGATCTCGCCGAGCACATCGCCCAGCTCGCGCGCATGCGCTACCCGGAGCGCGCCATCCCAAAGGGCTTCAAGAGCACCTTCGAGCAGATGGGCAAGCAGGACGTCGAGATCGCCCGCCAGCTCACCGAGCTGCTGCGCACGCAGGACGTCGCGATCGCCGATGCGATCCGCAACGCCGACGACGAGGTCGACGAGCTGCACGCCTCGGTCTTCGAGAAGGTGCTCGGCGCGCAGACCGCCGCCGACGCCGCGGCCGTCGTCGACGCGACCCTCGCCAGCCGCTACCACGAGCGCTTCGCCGACCACGCGGTGGGCGTGGCCAAGAAGATGGTCTACCTCGCGACCGGCGACTGGATCGGCCCGGGCGAGTCCGAGCACTGA